DNA sequence from the Corynebacterium freneyi genome:
CTACGGCGAGCTCGTCGACTTCATCACCTCCGCCCCGCTGGTCGCCGGTGTGGTCGAGGGCCCGAACGCGATCGCCGCGTGGCGTCAGCTGGCCGGCGGCACCAACCCGGTCGAGGCCGCCACCCCGGGTTCGATCCGCGGTGACTTCGCCCTCGAGGTGTCGGAGAACATCGTCCACGGTTCCGATTCGCCGGAGTCCGCCGAGCGCGAGATCGGCATCTGGTTCCCGAACCTGTAGGTCCGGTTCCGGAGGCGGCCGGGCCTTTCCCGGCGGCTCGTTTTTCACCGGCTTCCCGCTTTTTTCGTGCGGGGAGCCGGTTTTCGCGTGTCCGGGGCGTGCGTGTGGCGGCGGGGAGGGGGCGTGTGTGAGACAATGGCGGGCGTGTGCCGCGTTCGCTCCGCGATTTACTGTGACGACGTTGACCGCAGAACGCCGTGCACGCCGACAGAACTTGGATAAAACGACGATCGCCGTCTTTGGCGGCCCCCGGATCGGCGCTTGCGTGCGCTGGTCGGCGCGTGGGCCGGGCGGCTTGAGGAGAACCGCATATCGTGCTGGATTTCAGCGATAACACCGTGTCGAGTGCCCGTGATTTCGATCGTGGGTCGGCGCCGGAGAGGATGCGCGTGCATGCCTTGGCGAAGGCCGTGGGCGTCACGTCGAAGGAAGTGATCGCCGCCCTGGCGGAGTTGGGCGTCGCGGTGACGTCGGCGTCGTCGTCGGTGGGGGCCGAGGATCGGAATCGTTTCCTGGATGCGGTGGCCGGTTCGGGTTCGCTTGACGACGGCCGGTCGGGGGAGTCGGCCGCCGTGGAGGTGGCTGCGGCCGAGGAACAGCCGGCGGAAGAGACCGCCGAGAAGGCCGAGGAGAAGCCCGCCGCGAAGAAGGCCGCCCGGAAGGCTTCGAGGAAGACCGCCAAGAAGACAGCGAAGAAGGCGACCAAGAAGACGGCTGC
Encoded proteins:
- the ndk gene encoding nucleoside-diphosphate kinase, with product MTERTLILIKPDGVRRGLVGEVISRIERKGLKLVAMDLRVADKAVAEEHYAEHKERPFYGELVDFITSAPLVAGVVEGPNAIAAWRQLAGGTNPVEAATPGSIRGDFALEVSENIVHGSDSPESAEREIGIWFPNL